Below is a window of Drosophila miranda strain MSH22 chromosome 3, D.miranda_PacBio2.1, whole genome shotgun sequence DNA.
TCTGAATGCTTAGCTGGCCGAGCATATAAGAGCGCGACACTCCATCGGGAGAACGTATGATCTTGACATAGTAGCTGGGCTGCTGGTGACGCAGCTCCAGCAAGACCACGGCCACGTAGTGGATGAACAGCAGCGTGTCCACAAAGTTTGTGGCGTAGGCCACCAGCGACTTGTAGTCGACAGCATCGCCGCCGGTTTCCACCACAATCTTGGCTCCGTTCGTGACCTGCACGATGTAAAAGAGCCAATAGGCGAATGTGCAGATAGTAACCAGGAGGAGGACAATTGCCCGATATAGAAAAATGCGCGGCATTGTGGCTGAAGTGCGCCGCAAGAATACCGCCCACAGGCCGATGGCCAGGAGCAGCAAGCGAGCAGCCAGCGACACAAGCTGGCCCTTGCATTGCTCACTGCAGGCCAGGAGGTGCGCCTGGGTGCGCACCGTCTGTGTGAGCTCCGGACGATCAAAGGCCGACGGGAAGAATCCAACGTGCGGCATGACCACCATGGCCACCGGCGAGAAGAAGGCCCCACAGCCAAGAAGAAAGTAGAAGCTGGACTCTACATAGCGGCGGCAGGCGAAGCCGAATCCTTTGTCGCTCTCACGATGCCACATATTGTTAATGTCCTCCATAGATATACTCTGCTCGGAGGTGTTGCCAGTGACGGCCGTGGTATTCTCTCCCCAGTTCTCATCCTGGGGTAGAATCTGCACTTCTATAACTTCCTGGCCGTCACGACTCTCGTCACCTACGAATCGAACGAATCAAACGAATCAACTTAAATGGATCTCATTTCAAATATCACTCTTCTTACCGGTCATGTTAACACTGGTCTGATAGGGTGCCATATCGCCACGTTGAAAACCCTTGCCCGACTTGGACGAATGCGTGCTGCGATGGGAATGACGGGAACGATCTCGCTCCCTGTGGTAGCCGTTGTTCACActtccgcctcctcctcctccgccgccACCACCGCCTCCACTACCAGCACCGCTATTACTACTATTGTTGTTGTGATTTCGCGACCGTCTTGAGCGTCCACTGTGTTCCGACTTGACGGATTCGTTTTCCATTGCAATTGGAACGCGTGCGTGGGCAATGCAGTCCAGTCGCTGCGCTCTCGCTTTGTTCCTTAATTATCTCAACCTGACCGTGCAGCTATTTTAGTGTCTAACTGTAATTACGGCCGACGGCAGCAGGTTTTTCATATGTAGGTATGCAGGGCGGAGTCGGGTCGGTGGCAGACGCCGTTCGATGTGTACGCATTAGAGACGTTTTGAAGCGTTTTAATGGAGTTCTTCTAGCTAATAACGCAACACATTATCACCACTGTTCGTGTGCACAATAGTTTCATTCACATTTTCACTATTTCACGCACATTTTCgctttttattttctttttggaCCCGAATTTGCTTCACCCCCGACGCAGTGTGGCCGCAAACAAGCTGCAGAAGCCACTGGTCACACTGGCCAAAACCATTTATTTTGCAACCCTGGCTCTACCTACAGCGGCCATACAAATGTTTGTATCTTGCAAGCCAATTAAATCCACAATATTGTCTATTTGTACTGAATATTATTTTTAAGTTTTTATtggaaaacaacaaaataaaatattcgAATAAATTATAATACCAGGTGATCATTCCCACCAACTTCCAATGGGCAATTTTCCGTCCACCTTCTAACACCTTCGATAGCTCAGTTGGTAGAGCGGTGGACTGTAGAAAGTTTCGTACCGAAGATATCCATAGGTCGCTGGTTCaaatccggctcgaaggattTTTGAATATGATGTATGATGTGCGCATGttgtattctttttttttgtatttaaaagTAAGTAAAGTTAATGCACATTTCATATGAATTTTATTCTTGACATCAAAAATTGGGGGAAATAAACACATTAATGGGCAGAAACGGTGGCTAGCAACTGTCTGGCTTGCTGATTAGTTGGATTCAGTCTTATGGCGCGCTGGATAAGCTTCAAGGAACAGGCCTTGTCGACATGAATTACAGCCCGACTGGCATAGATTGTCGTTTCCGCCTCCTCACTGGCCTTTGTTCTGCAAATAAATTGATGCATTTGTCAGTAGAGATTGGAAAGGAAAACCCATTGTGTATTACCCATTTCGAAGGCTGCTGTGACCAAGCGTTAGAGCTCCCAAGGCCACATTCGAGGTAGCCAGTCGGTAAGACTGATCTCCGGCGAAATAATCAAGAAGAAACTTGAGCAACACCTTGCGAAGTCCCGCAGAGCGGGGAAACATGCGAACGCGCTTCTGCAAATAACGGAGAGCATCTAGGGGACCCTCCTGAAAAGGTACATGGGTTTAGATTTATCCACGTAAATACTGCTTGGTTTTGCATACACACATTTATCAGGAAATAATTAGCGGTTAGGTAGGATATATCGACGCAGTACTTCTCGCTAAAATCGTACGCCCTGAGCTCCGACATTACGGTCCGGTTTAGTTCGTTATCGCGATGCAGAATGGCCAAAGCACAAGAAGAGTACAGGGCCTGGATGGGCGCATTCTTCGTCAGGACACTGGGAAAAACAATATGATTGTTAGGAAGACGCAAAGAAACATATATAACCGATACAGACCACTGATAGAGAAGAGTTTTGGTGTCCGCTTCGCCTTGGAAGGCATAAATCATCGAGGCCATGGCCACTAATATGGTAGCCGCCTTGTCATCATTTTGTCCCGCCACGTTGTTTAATACGGAATTGTATATCGAATACGATTCCTGCAGCTGACCGGATCGGTAATATGCCAGGGCCAAGCCAACGATGGGTTTGAACGTGGCATGGGACACTGTATTCAAAGCGTTGACTGCCTGATGGGGCTGGTCCAGCTTTAGGTACAAGTATCCCAGGTTCGTATACAGTGTGTCTCGTTCGGCTCCAGGCTCGCACAACTGGCTGGCGCGCGTAAAAGCCTTGATGGCCTGGTGGTAAAGCTTTTTGCGGGCGCACAAGAATCCCTGGAACGTGAGTGACGCTATACTGGCCTCCGACTCTTCATTTTGGACATACCTGTGTACAAAAATGGGAATAGATTTCGTAGGATAATAACAATGAAATTAATGATGCAGCGTACCAGTTAATGGCATCCAATGCGTAGACATCCGCATACATGTGCGCAATCGCATATCTGTTGTGGGGCTTGGCCCGGGCAACAGGATCGGAGAGCACCTCACATACCCAGTAAGCGAATCCGAGAGCCGCCTCCGGATGATAATCAAACTGCTGGCAATGGCGGAACAGATCGAAGGCCTCTTCTTCGTCGCCAATAAGTTCCGCTACCATTGCCTGTCCTATCCAGGCATTGGCATATATCAGACTCGATTGCTGGGCGCGCTTGAAGGCCTCATTGGCCAGTCGAATGTCATTCGCTTTGATATACAACACGCCTAGGTTGGTCCATGTCGTGAAGGATTTGCGATCCAGATTCAGCGCCTGGATGAAGCAGTGCTGCGCCAGAGGCAAGTTCTCGTGATCCGCATGCATATTGATGACGCCGAGGAGGTTCCAGTTCTGCCAGCGATTGCTACGCTCCTTGATCGCCCTCTTGCATACCTTGGCAGCCGTTTCCAGGTGGCTTGTTGCTTCTTCGGGAATGTAAATAGCACTGCAGTAGCTGGCCAGGGCCAACTCGTACCACAGATATGTGTTCTGCTTCAATTTCAAGGCGCATAGATAGAAGCGCTGGGCCAGTTTCAGCAGATCTTTACGTGATAGATAAGCAACCGCTTCATCGCGCTTGGCCAAGCTGCCAACCACGTCCAAATTTGCCAGGGAGCCCGGCAGCTGGGCCGTCTGCAAAAATACACTAGCCGTGAGGCGCCACAGCCAAACCATACCCTGCGCCTCTGCCTGGGTGAATGCACTGGAAGAGACATATACAAATAAGCCTGCCTTAATGATTGGAAGCTTCCTAACCTTTCCAGAAGTCCGACAGCCGATTGGAAATGCTGTTTGGCACGGCCGTAAAGATTTTGGGACTTCAGATTGTTGGCTATACCGATGTGCGCCTCTGCGGCGCCTCGCAAACCAGGCAAGTAGTTTGGATTCAGCTTGAGCAGCGCATCGAAATCTTCAATCGCCTCGGAGTACATGCGAATCGTCTGGAGGCAATATTATATGAATAGAACATAACATAACCTGAAATTCTTGCCATATTCTTACCGTCTTGATCACGGCTATCTGGAGGAGAGCATAGCTGTTGACTGGGGACAGCTcgaggattttctgaaagacACGAAAAGCCGAGTTGTAAGAGCCTCGAGCCGCATAAGCATCGCCCAGTGATTCCCAATAGACCATGCACCGAAAGTCGTGCTTGATGGCAATCCGAAAGCATTGGATGGCCTAAAAGGAAGCCTTAAACATATTTAAACTCTGATCTGTTGTCTGTGCTGTTCATTTACGTACATTATCCCATTTCCTCACTTGCAGAAAGTGCAGGCCCAGCTTGTATTGCAAGCGGATCGAGTCATCATTACTCAAGTACCGAAGGGTGTTCATCAGGAGCGTCTCATTTAGATCTTCCTCGCCCAGCTGCTGGTAAATAAAGCTCAAGGCATCCACAGCCTCCTCCGCCAGGGCATTGAGGCTGATGCACTTCTCATAGCATTTGCGGGCGCGGGCCATATCGCCAGTGGCCAGTGGATACAAGCGACCCAAGTAGTCGAAGCACTCGGCAACATGCGGTCGCATCCGAGCGGCCTTTAGCATGCAGCTCAGGGCCTCTGCATAGTTTTTCTGCAACATCTGAAGCTTGCCACATAGAAGCAGCGCCTCAAAAGACTCGTCTTTGGCGATAGCCCGAATGGCTTCAGCTGGTGATCTGATTAATAAAACGGATAATTATGTGTAAATTTTTCCATAAAGATTCCCACTTTGCTTACAAGAGAAATTCCGCCTTGGAAAGTGCATCCAATGGAAGATCTTTGAGCAGCTGAACCTCCCCCAACTTGATGTAGCAGCTGCAAGGGATGATTTTAGTTATGCAGCTTATGATCGGATATGATAGGGTAGCTTACCGAGCTAAGGCTCGAACATTGGGCTCTGATTTATCATGGCGCAGCAGCACTTTGACGGCTTCTCTCAAATTGGATTCATTCTTTTCATAAGAGAGACACCGGCCAGACGCTTCATTTTGTTGGCCTAGCTTCTGCCAGAGTTGTAGAGCCAGTTTGTACGCCCCGAATTCCATATGGATTCGGGCCAGGAGCTCCAGCGTCACCTTGTAGTTAGGCTGGCTCTGTTGGGCCTGCACAGCAAAT
It encodes the following:
- the LOC108159086 gene encoding vang-like protein 1 → MENESVKSEHSGRSRRSRNHNNNSSNSGAGSGGGGGGGGGGGGSVNNGYHRERDRSRHSHRSTHSSKSGKGFQRGDMAPYQTSVNMTGDESRDGQEVIEVQILPQDENWGENTTAVTGNTSEQSISMEDINNMWHRESDKGFGFACRRYVESSFYFLLGCGAFFSPVAMVVMPHVGFFPSAFDRPELTQTVRTQAHLLACSEQCKGQLVSLAARLLLLAIGLWAVFLRRTSATMPRIFLYRAIVLLLVTICTFAYWLFYIVQVTNGAKIVVETGGDAVDYKSLVAYATNFVDTLLFIHYVAVVLLELRHQQPSYYVKIIRSPDGVSRSYMLGQLSIQRAAVWVLQHYYVDFPIFNPYLERIPISISKSQRNKISNSFKYYEVDGVSNSQQQSQSRAVLAANARRRDSSHNERFYEEHEYERRVKKRRARLITAAEEAFTHIKRIHNEPAPALPLDPQEAASAVFPSMARALQKYLRVTRQQPRHTFESILKHLAHCLKHDLSPRAFLEPYLTESPVMQSEKERRWVQSWSLICDEIVSRPIGNECTFQLIQNDVSLMVTVHKLPHFNLAEEVVDPKSNKFVLKLNSETSV
- the LOC108159708 gene encoding tetratricopeptide repeat protein 37 encodes the protein MSSKESKPLIKDIRETIKLGKHADAIHKCKRLLNADPSNAMGYLLLGAAYQSLDKTEAAKSLRKSIEYTKGPATVALQGLSKCAPIAELPEIYDELVDLLPEKALDYWEKLFTLASDETVAPLCFKVFKKRAQNPKDSHYAKIQEYLGRIWFAQDIEVSAEDNVLYNKTMEALLDISEPSVKSVVYKRFLKWLYKQKDYVACVRHACNMTVSHPKDVYGYEWICKTYCENHNQLNTAAWQQELKQPIQAYADQLLELNPSSNLALLIKAFDLFAQGQYVPARQFAVQAQQSQPNYKVTLELLARIHMEFGAYKLALQLWQKLGQQNEASGRCLSYEKNESNLREAVKVLLRHDKSEPNVRALARCYIKLGEVQLLKDLPLDALSKAEFLLSPAEAIRAIAKDESFEALLLCGKLQMLQKNYAEALSCMLKAARMRPHVAECFDYLGRLYPLATGDMARARKCYEKCISLNALAEEAVDALSFIYQQLGEEDLNETLLMNTLRYLSNDDSIRLQYKLGLHFLQVRKWDNAIQCFRIAIKHDFRCMVYWESLGDAYAARGSYNSAFRVFQKILELSPVNSYALLQIAVIKTTIRMYSEAIEDFDALLKLNPNYLPGLRGAAEAHIGIANNLKSQNLYGRAKQHFQSAVGLLESAFTQAEAQGMVWLWRLTASVFLQTAQLPGSLANLDVVGSLAKRDEAVAYLSRKDLLKLAQRFYLCALKLKQNTYLWYELALASYCSAIYIPEEATSHLETAAKVCKRAIKERSNRWQNWNLLGVINMHADHENLPLAQHCFIQALNLDRKSFTTWTNLGVLYIKANDIRLANEAFKRAQQSSLIYANAWIGQAMVAELIGDEEEAFDLFRHCQQFDYHPEAALGFAYWVCEVLSDPVARAKPHNRYAIAHMYADVYALDAINWYVQNEESEASIASLTFQGFLCARKKLYHQAIKAFTRASQLCEPGAERDTLYTNLGYLYLKLDQPHQAVNALNTVSHATFKPIVGLALAYYRSGQLQESYSIYNSVLNNVAGQNDDKAATILVAMASMIYAFQGEADTKTLLYQCVLTKNAPIQALYSSCALAILHRDNELNRTVMSELRAYDFSEKYCVDISYLTANYFLINEGPLDALRYLQKRVRMFPRSAGLRKVLLKFLLDYFAGDQSYRLATSNVALGALTLGHSSLRNGTKASEEAETTIYASRAVIHVDKACSLKLIQRAIRLNPTNQQARQLLATVSAH